TATTCGATTTTCTCCATGCCCAGCCGATTAGGGAACTGGAACTCAGCATCAGGCAGCTTCACCGTTGCCTCCGTTTCATTGAAGGAGATGCAAATCTGTAGAAAGCCACAAGAATGAAGGCTAATACATCACCATGCACAAGCCTCACTCCCCACTACCTGCAGTCTGAGTGCAGGACAAGATGATGTGGTTGCTGGTGTCAAGGCCATGCTCACCAGCTCAGCCTCCACCCTGCCCATCATAGGCTTGTTTGCTCTGCCCCAAGGTCAGCTCCAAGCTTCTGCAACAAAGGGATGAGACAGACCCAGTCTGAACCTCAGGTCTGTGTTTTAATAGCTCTTACTTGTGTGACTTGCAAAGGCAGGCCAGAGTGGAGCACTTCATACATCCAAGCTGTTGGGCATTGACTTGACAAGAGCAGGTCTAGACGCTTGGTTTTACTGAGTGACTCTTCCCCTGTTCCTTACTCCCCTTTCCATGCTTGCTCCTTCTCCACCACAGAGGTACAAAGCAGCATTGGAAAACTGTGCCCTTAGCCCTTTAATGCTCTGGGCCAGGGCCTTGCACACAACCCTGGAGCCTCACCTCAGTCTTGTCTCCATGCTGGAAGGGAAAGTCAGCCTTCCTGTCCTCCTCACCCCACGTGCCATCCTGCTTCGAATTGCACACGATGGTGTTGACGTCCCCATGACAGTCGAAGCGAGGgttgaaatgcagcaggagggtgcTGCTGTCCTTCCCCACATTCACAGCAAACCTGGGAAACAGAGAGGTAGCgcacagcagccccagctaCACAGTGCTGATGAGCACACTGCAGGAGCTCAGGCTTCCCTCAGTGCCACATCAATCCATTCACCATCTCCTTACTCACCCTTTGGCATCAGACAGGATCTTCCCTTTGACCTTGATGCACTCTCCAGGCTGGATGTCCAGCTGAGTAACCACCAGTCCCTGCAGGGCCAAAGCACAGGCGTTACTGCATCCCAGGGCAGGCCCACCAGC
The window above is part of the Strigops habroptila isolate Jane chromosome 7, bStrHab1.2.pri, whole genome shotgun sequence genome. Proteins encoded here:
- the LOC115610698 gene encoding 16 kDa beta-galactoside-binding lectin, encoding MEQGLVVTQLDIQPGECIKVKGKILSDAKGFAVNVGKDSSTLLLHFNPRFDCHGDVNTIVCNSKQDGTWGEEDRKADFPFQHGDKTEICISFNETEATVKLPDAEFQFPNRLGMEKIEYLAVEGDFKVKAIKFSDQL